Proteins found in one Choloepus didactylus isolate mChoDid1 chromosome 25, mChoDid1.pri, whole genome shotgun sequence genomic segment:
- the LOC119520341 gene encoding calcium homeostasis endoplasmic reticulum protein isoform X4 — translation MEMPLPPDDQELRNVIDKLAQFVARNGPEFEKMTMEKQKDNPKFSFLFGGEFYSYYKCKLALEQQQLLCKQQAPELEPPAALPPLPQAPLAPAAAIPPAQGAPSMDELIQQSQWNLQQQEQQLLVLRQEQVTAAVAHAVEQQMQKLLEETQLDMDEFDNLLQPIIDTCTKDAISAGKNWMFSNAKSPPHCELMAGHLRNRITADTAHFELRLHLIYLINDVLHHCQRKQARELLAALQKVVVPIYCTSFLAVEEDKQQKIARLLQLWEKNGYFDDSIIQQLQSPALGLGQYQATLISEHSAAAQPVQLAFQQQIQTLKAQHEEFVSSLAQQQQQQHIQLPPLEAEVKAAPPPAAPPPAPAPAPAIPPTTQPDDSKPPIQMPGSSEYDASGGVQDPAAAGPRGPGPHEQIPPNKPPWFEQPHPVAPWGQQQPPEQPPYPHHQGGPPHCPPWNSSHEGMWSEQRGDPGWNGQREGPWSGQPDPSWNSQFEGPWSGQHEQPPWGGGQREPPFRMQRPPHFRGPFPPHQQHPQFSQPPHPHNFNRFPPRFMQDDFPPRHPFERPPYPHRFDYPQGDFPAEMGPPHHHPGHRMPHPGINEHPPWGGPQHPDFGPPPHGFNGQPPHMRRQGPPHINHDDPSLVPNVPYFDLPAGLMAPLVKLEDHEYKPLDPKDIRLPPPMPPSERLLAAVEAFYSPPSHDRPRNSEGWEQNGLYEFFRAKMRARRRKGQEKRNSAPSRSRSRSKSRGRSSSRSNSRSSKSSGSYSRSRSRSCSRSYSRSRSRSRSPSHSSRSRSRSRSRSKSYSPGRRRRSRSRSPSPPSSAGLGSNSAPPIPDSRLGEENKGHQMLVKMGWSGSGGLGVKEQGIQDPIKGGDVRDKWDQYKGVGVALDDPYENYRRNKSYSFIARMKARDECK, via the exons ATGGAGATGCCGCTGCCGCCCGACG ACCAGGAGCTGCGGAATGTCATCGACAAGCTGGCCCAGTTCGTGGCTCGCAACGGGCCCGAGTTTGAGAAGATGACGATGGAGAAGCAGAAGGACAACCCGAAGTTCTCGTTTCTGTTCGGGGGCGAGTTCTACAGTTACTACAAGTGCAAGCTGGCGCTGGAGCAGCAGCAGC TCCTCTGCAAGCAGCAGGCCCCTGAGCTGGAGCCACCCGCCGCCCTGccgcccctgccccaggccccgcTGGCCCCCGCCGCCGCCATCCCACCCGCCCAGGGGGCCCCATCCATGGACGAGCTCATCCAGCAGAGCCAGTGGAACCtgcagcagcaggagcagcagctgcTGGTGCTCCGCCAG GAGCAGGTGACAGCGGCCGTGGCCCACGCGGTGGAGCAGCAGATGCAGAAGCTCCTGGAGGAGACGCAGCTGGACATGGACGAGTTCGACAACCTGCTGCAGCCCATCATCGACACGTGCACCAAGGACGCCATCTCG GCTGGGAAGAACTGGATGTTCAGCAACGCCAAGTCCCCGCCGCACTGCGAGCTGATGGCCGGCCACCTGCGCAACCGCATCACGGCCGACACGGCGCACTTCGAGCTGCGGCTGCACCTCATCTACCTGATCAACGACGTGCTGCACCACTG CCAGCGCAAGCAGGCACGGGAGCTGCTGGCCGCCCTGCAGAAGGTGGTGGTGCCCATCTACTGCACCAGCTTCCTGGCCGTGGAGGAGGACAAGCAGCAGAAGATCGCCCGG CTCCTGCAGCTCTGGGAGAAGAACGGCTACTTCGACGACTCCATCATCCAGCAGCTGCAGAGCCCAGCCCTGGGGCTTGGCCAGTACCAG gcGACGCTGATCAGCGAGCACTCGGCGGCGGCGCAGCCCGTGCAGCTGGCCTTCCAGCAGCAGATCCAGACGCTCAAGGCCCAGCACGAGGAGTTTGTCAGCAGCCtggcccagcagcagcagcagcagcacatcCAGCTGCCCCCGCTGGAAGCGGAAGTCAAGGCCGCGCCGCCCCCCGCTGCACCGCCCCCGGCGCCGGCCCCCGCCCCGGCTATCCCGCCCACCACCCAGCCCG ACGACAGCAAGCCCCCCATCCAGATGCCCGGCTCTTCAGAGTACGACGCCTCGGGAGGGGTCCAGGACCCTGCTGCCGCCGGCCCCCGGGGCCCCGGGCCCCACGAGCAGATCCCCCCGAACAAGCCACCCTGGTTTGAGCAGCCCCACCCCGTTGCCCCCTGGGGCCAGCAGCAG CCTCCTGAGCAGCCCCCCTACCCGCACCACCAGGGGGGCCCGCCGCACTGCCCGCCCTGGAACAGCAGCCACGAGGGCATGTGGAGCGAGCAGCGTGGGGACCCCGGCTGGAACGGGCAGCGCGAGGGCCCCTGGAGCGGGCAGCCCGACCCCAGCTGGAACAGCCAGTTCGAGGGCCCCTGGAGCGGGCAGCACGAGCAGCCgccctggggtgggggccagCGCGAGCCCCCCTTCCGCATGCAGCGGCCCCCCCACTTCCGCGGGCCCTTCCCGCCCCACCAGCAGCACCCGCAGTTCAGCCAGCCGCCGCACCCCCACAACTTCAACCGCTTCCCGCCGCGCTTCATGCAGGACGACTTCCCCCCGCGGCACCCCTTCGAGCGGCCGCCCTACCCCCACCGCTTCGACTACCCCCAGGGCGACTTCCCCGCGG AGATGGGGCCCCCGCACCACCACCCCGGCCACCGTATGCCTCACCCTGGGATCAATGAGCACCCGCCCTGGGGGGGGCCCCAGCACCCCGACTTTGGTCCTCCGCCCCACGGCTTCAATGGGCAGCCCCCCCACATGCGGCGGCAGGGCCCCCCCCACATCAACCACGACGACCCCAGCCTGGTCCCCAACGTGCCCTACTTTGACCTGCCTGCGGGGCTCATGGCCCCCCTTGTGAAG CTGGAGGACCACGAGTACAAGCCGCTGGACCCGAAGGACATCCGCCTCCCGCCCCCCATGCCCCCCAGCGAGAGGCTGCTGGCCGCCGTGGAAGCCTTTTACAGCCCCCCATCCCACGACAGGCCCAGGAACAG CGAGGGCTGGGAGCAGAACGGCCTGTACGAGTTCTTCCGGGCGAAGATGCGGGCCCGGCGGAGGAAGGGCCAGGAAAAGAGGAACAG CGCACCCTCGCGGTCCCGGAGCCGGTCCAAGAGCCGGGGGCGCTCGTCCTCTCGCTCCAACTCCAGGTCCTCCAAGTCGTCCGGCTCCTACTCGCGCTCGCGCTCCCGCTCCTGCTCCCGCTCCTACTCACGCTCCCGCTCCAG GAGCCGCAGCCCGTCCCACTCCTCGCGGAGCCGCTCCCGCTCCCGCTCCCGCTCCAAGTCCTACTCCCCGGGGAGGAGACGCCGGTCCCGGTCGCGGAGCCCCAGCCCCCC TTCCTCGGCCGGTCTGGGTTCTAATTCAGCACCACCCATCCCCGACTCGAGACtcggagaagaaaacaaaggacatCAGATGCTGGTGAAGATGG GGTGGAGCGGATCCGGCGGCCTCGGCGTGAAGGAGCAGGGGATCCAGGACCCCATCAAGGGGGGGGATGTGCGGGACAAGTGGGACCAGTACAAGGGCGTGGGCGTGGCCCTGGACGACCCCTACGAGAACTACCGCAGGAACAAGAGCTACTCCTTCATCGCCCGCATGAAGGCCAGGGACGAGTGCAAGTAG